In a genomic window of Puniceicoccus vermicola:
- the tnpB gene encoding IS66 family insertion sequence element accessory protein TnpB (TnpB, as the term is used for proteins encoded by IS66 family insertion elements, is considered an accessory protein, since TnpC, encoded by a neighboring gene, is a DDE family transposase.) produces the protein MLSLPHSLRVVLAVEPTDMRKSFNGLWAVVEQHLFEDPMEGKLYLFTNKARNRLKALYWDGTGAWVFAKRLEKGRFSWPLGSDGKKLSLKPEAVTMLLNGIDLQKGCEKAWYERKRD, from the coding sequence GTGCTCTCGTTACCTCATTCGCTGCGGGTGGTGCTGGCGGTAGAGCCGACCGATATGCGCAAAAGCTTCAATGGACTGTGGGCAGTGGTCGAGCAGCATCTTTTCGAAGATCCCATGGAGGGGAAGCTTTACCTGTTCACGAACAAGGCGCGCAACCGGCTGAAGGCTCTTTATTGGGATGGGACCGGGGCCTGGGTTTTTGCCAAGCGCCTGGAGAAGGGCCGATTCAGTTGGCCTTTGGGCAGTGACGGCAAGAAGCTCAGCCTCAAGCCGGAAGCGGTGACCATGCTCTTGAACGGAATCGATCTGCAAAAAGGATGCGAAAAAGCCTGGTATGAGCGAAAAAGGGATTGA
- the tnpA gene encoding IS66 family insertion sequence element accessory protein TnpA, which translates to MEAIEATPEVEPKRDSRGRKVLSDGERERLLEAYEGCGLTQKEFCRREGVNYHTFVSWLGQRRKSRDRNGPSHRSDFVEMVVPFGSASESGFELDLGGGLVVRTGDEDALWRLIERIRG; encoded by the coding sequence AAGCGATTGAAGCGACACCTGAGGTAGAACCGAAGCGAGATTCACGGGGCCGTAAGGTTCTGTCCGATGGCGAACGTGAGCGTTTGCTGGAGGCCTACGAGGGCTGCGGACTGACGCAGAAGGAGTTTTGTCGGCGCGAAGGGGTGAACTACCACACCTTCGTTTCCTGGCTGGGTCAGAGACGCAAAAGCAGGGACCGCAATGGACCTTCGCACCGGAGCGACTTTGTGGAGATGGTCGTTCCCTTCGGATCGGCATCGGAGAGCGGTTTCGAGCTCGATCTTGGTGGAGGGCTCGTGGTGCGAACCGGCGACGAGGACGCTCTGTGGAGGTTAATCGAACGAATCCGGGGGTGA